A segment of the Kiloniellales bacterium genome:
GTCCGGATAGGAGACCCAGAAGGGCGCCGGAATCACGACCTCGTCGCCGGGATCCAGGGTCGCCATCAGGGCGTTGTAGAGCACCTGCTTGCCGCCGGTGCCGACGGTGATCTGCTCGGGCTTGTAGTCCAGGCCGTTGTCGCGCTTGAACTTCTCGGCGATCGCCGCCTTGAGCTCGGGGGTGCCGTCGACCGCCGTATACTTGGTCTCGCCGCGTTCGATGGCGGCGATGGCCGCCTGCTTGATGTTGTCCGGGGTGTCGAAGTCCGGCTCGCCGGCGCCCAGGCCGATGACGTCGCGGCCGGCGGCCTTGAGCTCGCGGGCCTTCTGGGTGACCGCGATGGTCGGGGAAGGCTTGATCCGTGACAGTCGCTTCGCAATCTGCGCCATTTCCCGCTCCCTCCGCCAAGGCCTGAGACCTTCGGGAACCTAGCCGGGGCGGACCGGCCTTGGCAACGGCAAAGCCCCGAGGGCAAAACCCCGGCAGCGCGGGCAGCGCGATTGTGCGACGGCTCGAACTTTGGAAGAGTGTCGCCTCGACCGGGGGACGCCGCCCGGCGGCCCGCGAGAACATGGATCAGGGAGGATTCCAGTTGCGACGCGCCTTACTCATTCTGTGCCTCGGCCTTGCGGTTTCGAGCCTGGCGGTCCTGGCCGCGCCCGGCGATGCAGAGGCCGCGGACGACATCACCTTCGACGCCTTCTACGGCAAATGGAAGGGCAATGCGATCGCGGAAGAGCCCCCCGGGGCCTTCCTTGGCTTCACCAGCCGCGACCTGGACATCGTGATCGGGCCCAAGGGCAACGGATTCAACCTGAACTGGACCACGATCATCTACCCTGAGGAAGAGGGCAAAGAGGTCCGGCGCCGCAACGCTTCCATCGACTTTGCGCCGAGCGACAAGCCCGGGGTCTTTCAGGCCCTGGGACGGGAGAATCCGCACAGCGAGGGCGGCTACGTCTGGGCCCGCATCGAGGGGCAGACCCTGCGCGTCAACTCCCTGACCATCGACCAGCGGGGCCTCTACACCCTGCAGGTCTACAAGCGGACCCTGACCGGCCGCGGCATGGAGCTGGACTTCGTCTCGATCACCGAGGACCTGCCGCAGCGCTCGGTCAAGGGCCGGCTGGTCAAGGTCTCGAACTGACGCCGGCGCCGGAGCGGTCGGCCTTCAGAGTGGGGCGCGGCGCAGCCTCAAGGCGTTGGCGATCACCGAGACCGAGCTCAGGCTCATGGCCGCCGCCGCGACCATCGGGCTGAGCAGGAGGCCGAAGACCGGGTAGAGCGCCCCGGCCGCCAGGGGCACGCCGAGCGCGTTGTAGACGAAGGCGAAGAAGAGATTCTGTCGGATGTTGCCCAGGGTCGCCCGCGACAGCCTCCGCGCCCGGAGGATGCCGGCCAGATCGCCCCGGACCAGGGTCACGCCGGCGCTTTCGATCGCGATGTCGGTGCCGCTGCCCATCGCGATGCCGACGTCGGCCGCGGCCAGGGCCGGCGCGTCGTTAACCCCGTCGCCGGCCATGGCGACAACCGCGCCCTGGGCCTTGAGCCCTTCGACGACCGCCGCCTTGCCGGCGGGCAGGACCTCGGCCTCGACCTCCGCGATGCCCAGGCGGCGGGCTACGGCCTCGGCCGTGGTCCGGTTGTCGCCGGTCAGCATGACCACGCGCAGGCCCTCGGCGCGCAGGGCCTCCAAGGCCGCCGGCGTGGTCGCCTTGACCGGGTCGGCGACGCCGATCAGGCCGGCCAGGGCCTCCTCGACCACGAGATAGATCACGGTCTGGCCCTCGGCGCGCAGGGCCTCGGCGCGCTCGGCGGCCCCGGCCTCGAGGCCGAACTGCGCCAGGAGCCGGCCGTTGCCCAGCGCGACCCGGCGGCCCGCCACACGGCCCCGCACGCCCTGGCCGGCCTCCGCGTGGAAGTCCTCCGCCGCCTCCAGGGCCAGGCCGCGGGCTTGGGCAGCGTCCAGGATCGCCCGCGCCAGGGGATGCTCGCTGCCCCGCTCCAGGCTGGCCGCCAGGCACAGCACTTCGGCCTCGCTGTGGCCCCCCAGCGGCTCGACCGCTTGGACCACCGGCCGGCCCTCGGTCAGGGTGCCGGTCTTGTCGACGACCAGGGTGTCGACCGCCTCCAGCCGCTCCAGGGCCGCGGCCTCCTTGATCAGCACGCCGGCCTGGGCGCCGCGGCCGGTGCCGACCATGATCGACATCGGCGTCGCCAGGCCGAGCGCGCAGGGACAGGCGATGATCAGCACCGAGACCGCCGCGACCAGGGCGTAGGCCAGGCTCGGCGGCGGCCCGAGGAGCGCCCAGAGCCCGAAGGCCAGCACCGCCACCGCGACCACCGCCGGCACGAAGACGGCGGCGACCCGGTCGGCGACCCGCTGGATCGGCGCCCGCGAGCGCTGGGCCTGGGCGACCATCTGGACGATCCGCGCCAGGAGAGTCTCGCTGCCGACGTGCTCGGCGCGCAGGACGAAGCTGCCGCTGCCGTTGAGGGTGCCGCCGATGACCTTGGCGCCGGGGCCCTTTTCGACCGGCATCGATTCTCCGGTGACCATGGACTCGTCGACCGCGCCGGCACCTTCGACGATCTTGCCGTCCACCGGCACCTTCTCGCCCGGGCGCACGCGCAGCAGATCGCCGACCTGGACCAGCTCCAGCGGCAGCTCCTCGTCCCGCCCGTCCGGCGCGACCCGCAAGGCCGTCCTCGGCGCCAGGTCGAGCAAGGCGCGCAGCGCGCCGCCGGTCCGCTCGCGGGCGCGCAGCTCCAGCACCTGGCCCAGCAGCACCAGCACGACGATGACCGCGGCCGCCTCGAAGTAGACTCCGACCGCGCCCTGGGCGTCGCGGAAGGCCGCAGGAAAGACGCCGGGCGCCAAAGCGGCGACGACGCTGAAGGCGTAGGCCGCGCCGGTGCCCAGCGCGATCAGGGTGAACATGTTGAGGTTGCGGCTGACCAGGGAGGCCCAGCCGCGCTGGAAGAAGGGCCAGCCGGCCCAGAGCACGACCGGCGTTGCCAGCAGCAGCTGCAACCAGGCGGAGGCCTGCGCCGGGATGACCGCGGCGAGCGCCGGCAGCATGTGGCCCATGGCCAGGAGCACCAGCGGCAGGGTCAGGGCGGCGCCGAGCCAGAAGCGCCGGGTCATGTCGATCAGCTCTGGGTTCGCCGCCGGCTCCAGCGGCACCACCCTGGGCTCCAGCGCCATGCCGCAGACCGGACAGTCGCCGGGGCCGTCCCGCAGGACCTCGGGATGCATCGGGCAGGTATACTCGACCCGGCTGGCCGCGACCGGCGCCGCCGGTTCCAGGGCCATGCCGCACTTGGGGCAGCTCGCCGGCGTCGCGCTCTCGACCCCCGGA
Coding sequences within it:
- a CDS encoding copper-translocating P-type ATPase; its protein translation is MAEAAPQACCHGAAAPRPPVPAGAGPYICPMCPGVESATPASCPKCGMALEPAAPVAASRVEYTCPMHPEVLRDGPGDCPVCGMALEPRVVPLEPAANPELIDMTRRFWLGAALTLPLVLLAMGHMLPALAAVIPAQASAWLQLLLATPVVLWAGWPFFQRGWASLVSRNLNMFTLIALGTGAAYAFSVVAALAPGVFPAAFRDAQGAVGVYFEAAAVIVVLVLLGQVLELRARERTGGALRALLDLAPRTALRVAPDGRDEELPLELVQVGDLLRVRPGEKVPVDGKIVEGAGAVDESMVTGESMPVEKGPGAKVIGGTLNGSGSFVLRAEHVGSETLLARIVQMVAQAQRSRAPIQRVADRVAAVFVPAVVAVAVLAFGLWALLGPPPSLAYALVAAVSVLIIACPCALGLATPMSIMVGTGRGAQAGVLIKEAAALERLEAVDTLVVDKTGTLTEGRPVVQAVEPLGGHSEAEVLCLAASLERGSEHPLARAILDAAQARGLALEAAEDFHAEAGQGVRGRVAGRRVALGNGRLLAQFGLEAGAAERAEALRAEGQTVIYLVVEEALAGLIGVADPVKATTPAALEALRAEGLRVVMLTGDNRTTAEAVARRLGIAEVEAEVLPAGKAAVVEGLKAQGAVVAMAGDGVNDAPALAAADVGIAMGSGTDIAIESAGVTLVRGDLAGILRARRLSRATLGNIRQNLFFAFVYNALGVPLAAGALYPVFGLLLSPMVAAAAMSLSSVSVIANALRLRRAPL